Proteins co-encoded in one Oceanococcus atlanticus genomic window:
- a CDS encoding flavin-containing monooxygenase, whose product MTQSPQFDVLILGAGLSGIGAACHLTRKLPHKSYAILERRDAIGGTWDLFRYPGIRSDSDMSTFGYNFRPWREPKVLADGPSIKRYVSETAQQYDVIPKIRFGRKVVNAAWSSSASMWTITTHREGSDEVEQWTARHIITATGYYNYDAGYTPDYPGLKRYKGRLVHPQHWPEDLDCAGKKVVVIGSGATAITLVPSLARLGAKVTMLQRSPTYVVSVPAIDPLWSKLSRFLPARSVYTATRARNIGMQRALYVASRERPRVVKRLLRRLTKRQLGDKVDLKHFSPAYNPWDERLCVVPDGDLFRVLRRGQAQIVTDTIKSFDAKGITLDSGDHLDADVVVSATGLDLQLFGGAAMSIDGEPVEISERMAYKGMMIEGIPNMLVIFGYTNASWTLKADIVCEHYCRLIALMDKRKASTVTPQANGAQRTDDTIMGSLSSGYVRRGADRLPRQGNKAPWAVLNDYLRDAATLKFGRVKSKALQIR is encoded by the coding sequence ATGACACAGTCCCCCCAATTCGATGTACTTATCCTTGGCGCCGGCTTGTCCGGTATCGGTGCGGCCTGTCACCTGACCCGCAAGCTGCCGCACAAGAGTTACGCCATCCTGGAGCGTCGCGACGCCATCGGCGGAACCTGGGATCTGTTCCGCTACCCCGGCATCCGCTCGGACTCGGACATGTCCACGTTTGGCTACAACTTTCGGCCCTGGCGCGAACCCAAGGTCCTGGCCGATGGCCCGTCCATCAAGCGTTACGTCAGCGAAACCGCGCAGCAGTATGACGTGATCCCGAAGATCCGCTTCGGCCGCAAAGTGGTGAATGCGGCATGGTCCAGCAGTGCGTCGATGTGGACGATCACGACCCATCGCGAAGGCAGTGACGAGGTCGAGCAGTGGACCGCGCGGCATATCATTACCGCAACCGGCTACTACAACTACGATGCCGGCTACACGCCCGACTACCCGGGCCTTAAACGCTACAAGGGACGCCTGGTGCATCCACAGCACTGGCCGGAAGATCTCGATTGCGCGGGCAAGAAGGTTGTGGTGATCGGCAGCGGCGCCACCGCCATCACCCTGGTGCCGTCACTGGCTCGACTTGGCGCCAAGGTCACCATGCTGCAGCGTTCACCAACCTACGTGGTCTCGGTGCCTGCGATTGATCCGCTGTGGTCGAAATTGTCGCGCTTTTTGCCGGCGCGCTCGGTCTACACGGCCACCAGAGCGCGCAACATCGGCATGCAGCGCGCCTTGTATGTGGCCTCGCGCGAACGTCCACGCGTGGTCAAGCGCCTACTACGCCGCCTGACCAAACGTCAGCTCGGCGACAAGGTCGATCTGAAGCACTTCAGCCCCGCCTACAACCCCTGGGACGAGCGTCTGTGCGTGGTGCCGGACGGTGATCTGTTCCGGGTATTGCGCCGTGGTCAGGCTCAGATTGTGACCGACACGATCAAATCATTCGACGCCAAAGGCATCACCCTGGACAGCGGTGATCATCTCGACGCCGACGTGGTCGTGAGTGCAACCGGTCTTGACCTGCAGCTGTTCGGCGGCGCCGCAATGAGCATCGACGGCGAGCCGGTCGAAATCAGCGAGCGCATGGCTTACAAAGGCATGATGATCGAAGGCATCCCCAATATGCTGGTCATTTTCGGCTACACCAACGCCTCGTGGACTCTCAAAGCCGATATCGTTTGCGAGCACTACTGTCGCCTGATCGCGCTGATGGACAAGCGCAAGGCCAGCACCGTCACACCTCAGGCCAATGGCGCACAGCGCACCGACGACACCATCATGGGCAGCCTGAGCTCGGGCTACGTGCGGCGTGGCGCGGACCGCCTGCCGCGCCAGGGCAACAAAGCGCCCTGGGCGGTACTCAACGACTATCTGCGCGATGCGGCCACGCTGAAGTTCGGGCGCGTCAAGAGCAAGGCCCTGCAAATCCGTTGA
- a CDS encoding CC0125/CC1285 family lipoprotein, with product MKNSIRISMLMVLATVLAACATATPYQSMQRGEGYSDQKLESNRYRIRFAGNRLTDKDTVQNYLLFRAAEITLDNSHDYFVTVSLETDSETTQQQSFSFGTGFGHWYWHPFGGVGVTTTTASTEYVAEAHIMTFKGEKPAENLNAFDAREVIRNLQTQIVRPEKK from the coding sequence GTGAAAAATTCAATTCGAATATCAATGCTCATGGTGCTGGCAACGGTGCTGGCAGCTTGTGCGACAGCAACGCCTTATCAATCCATGCAGCGTGGGGAGGGCTACAGCGACCAAAAGCTGGAAAGCAACCGCTACCGCATTCGTTTTGCCGGCAACCGGCTGACCGACAAAGACACGGTCCAAAACTATTTGCTGTTTCGTGCGGCGGAAATCACGCTCGACAATAGCCACGACTATTTCGTAACGGTGAGCCTGGAGACCGATTCAGAAACCACGCAGCAACAAAGTTTCAGCTTTGGTACCGGTTTTGGACATTGGTACTGGCATCCATTCGGCGGGGTTGGGGTCACCACCACGACCGCCTCGACGGAATACGTGGCCGAAGCTCATATCATGACGTTCAAAGGCGAAAAGCCGGCCGAGAACCTCAACGCCTTTGATGCGCGTGAGGTGATCCGAAACTTGCAGACTCAGATCGTGCGGCCTGAGAAGAAGTGA